In Streptococcus parauberis NCFD 2020, the sequence ACATCACACATATCAAAACCTAATTTTAATTCTTCTTTATAAATGAGTCCCATTTTTTCCCCTATTCTAAAATAAACTCTTCAGCAACTGAATCTCCCAGGAAAAGACCTTTCTTAGTCATTCTAACCTGATCTTGGTCTTCTTGTAATAGTCCTCGTTTAACTAATTTATCAACAATTTGACCATACCTACTATCAAATGAAATGCCAAATTTTCCTTGAAATCGACTTTTTGAAACCCCTGTTTTTTTTCTCAGACCAAGAAAGAGTTCTTCTTCCATCTTTTCATTAGCCGTGAGAACCTCATTGGTTAGTCTTGCATCGCCAGCTTCCACTGCAGATAAGTAGTGTTGGATGGGCACCCGATTGCGGTAACGCACACCATCCAAATAACCCGAAGCTCCAGCTCCACAGCCGTAATACTCATCATTGTTCCAATACATTAGATTATGCTGGCTATAAAATCCTGGTTTTGAAAAGTTAGAAATTTCATAGTGCTCAAAGCCATTGGCTTCCATTTCATTAATAATGTAGGTAAACATTTCAGCTTCTAAGTCTTCCGTAGGTAAGTTTAACTTACCACGGCGCATCTTGTTCATAAAAATAGTATGGTGTTCTAAAATTAAACTATAAAGGCTAAGGTGAGGAATATCCAAGGCCAAGGCCTTAGCCACATTTTCTTTGACTTGGTCCAATGTTTGACCGGGAAGTGCATAAATTAAATCAATTGAAATATTATGAAATCCAGCCTCTTTTAGACTGTCGATCGTACTATATATTTGTGCCTCATTATGGCTACGCCCAATTTGTTTCAAGTGTTTATCATTAAAGGTTTGAACGCCGAGTGAAACACGATTAACGGCTGATTTTTTCATAACCTCAATTTTATCCGGAGTTAAGTCCCCTGGATTGGCTTCAATAGTAAATTCTTCCAAATAAGGCAAATCTAAGTCTTTGACCAATTCGGTCAGGAGATAATCTAATTGTTGGGCTGTAATAGAAGTTGGAGTCCCACCACCTATATATATAGTCCGTAATTTCTTTATTCCAAAAGAGCGAAACTCAGCAATAAGAGCCCGTAGATAATCATCTACAGGCTGATTTTTGATAAAGACTTTTGAGAAGTCACAATAATAACAGATTTGTGTACAAAAAGGGATGTGCACGTAAGCAGATTCGGGTTTTATTAACATAACCTTATTATACCATTTTTGATTTTTTAAACATAGCTGAGTGGTTTTTAAGATGTGATATTCAGTTTCTTTTCCATTCGGATAAAATCGAAATCAGCTCCATTAGTTGTCTGTTTAAAAGTTTCAATCTTTTTATAACCGCTATTTGTATATAAGCTTATGGCACGACTATTAAAGGCAGCGACATTAAGAACAAGGGTGTCGCATGAATAATTAGCTTTAGTATAATCTTCAATCGTCCTAAGGAAGTCTTTTCCATAGGATTGACCTGTCCATTTTGGTGCCATACCAAGTCCAATTTCCAGCTCCTTATCATTAATTTCAAATGAGGCAAAGCCGAACAAAATACCATTTCGAATAACCTGGAAATAATTATTTTGCCGACCTTCAGGAGTGATTAATTCAGTATAATCTTCTGGATCGCCACTAAGATAATAAAAATCATATGGTGGATTGTACTGCCATTCATTTGCAATAACTTCTGCACTATGTTGACTCATAGGCATGATATAGTACCAAGGATTATCTTGCCATATTTGAAAGAGTTTACTAATGTACTTTAGTCTTCTTTTCTGAATATCAGCTTTATCTGATTGATAAATGTAATCGATATAACCATTTTGGTATTCTGGAATAATCGACTTAAAGTAAGCCGAGGCTTGAGGATCCAAGGCAGTAATTACAGCTTCAATTTGTCTTTTCACGTTCAATACCCTATCTAATTAATCTTATCAAAAAAGTGTCGTATTAACGACACCCTTTTTAGTCAATTCCAATTTCTGCACGGACAACATCAGCAATTGTATCAACATAATAGTCAACTTCTGCGTCAGTTGGAGCTTCAGCCATAACACGTAAGAGTGGTTCAGTACCACTTGGTCTTACTAGGATACGCCCATTGCCTTCCATTTTAGCTTCCATTTTTGTAATAATTTCAGAGATTGCTGGTACTTCCATGGCTTTATCCTTCATGCTATTTTCAACACGAATGTTAACGAGTTTTTGAGGATAAATTGTGACTTGAGCAGCTAGCTCTGATAATTTTTTACCAGTTTCTTTCATAACTTTTGTCAACTGAATAGCTGTTAATTGGCCATCTCCTGTTGTATTATAATCCATAATAATAACATGACCAGATTGTTCCCCACCTAAATTATAGTTGGATCTACGCATTTCTTCAACAACATAACGGTCACCAACTGCAGTTACAGCTTTGTTAATACCATGTTCATCTAAAGCCTTATGGAAACCTAAATTTGACATAACCGTCGTAACAATTGTATTTTGGGCAAGTTGACCATTTTCTGAAAGGTATTTCCCAATGATAAACATTACTTTGTCACCATCAACAATCTCACCATTCTCGTCGACAGCAATCAACCGGTCACTATCACCATCAAATGCTAACCCAATTTCTGATTGGGTTTCTTTTACTAGTTCTTGTAATTTTTCTGGGTGTGTCGAACCAATTCCATCATTGATATTTAAACCATCAGGTTTTTCACCAATAACAGAAATATCAGCATGTAAGTCGACGAATATATCACGGGCAGTAGCTGATGCAGCACCATTTGCAGTATCAAGAGCAACTTTCATGCCTTCTAAATCTAAGCCAGTTGAAACTAGAAATTTTTCATACTTACGTAAACCTTCTGGATATTCTACCAAAGTCCCAAGTCCATCAGCACTTGGTCGTGGAAGTGTATCTTCTTCAGCATCAAGTAAGTCTTCAATTTCCAATTCTTGATCATCAGCTAATTTAAAACCATCTGATCCAAAGAATTTAATACCATTATCTAAAGCAGGATTGTGACTTGCTGAAATCATAACACCAGCACTTGCTTTCTCAGTTCTAACTAAGTAAGAAACACCGGGAGTTGCAAGAACTCCTAATTTATAAACTTCAATTCCGACTGACAATAAACCAGCAATCAATGCTGATTCAAGCATCTCACCAGAGATACGAGTGTCACGTGCAACAAAGACTTTTGGTCTTTCTGTTTCATGTTGACTTAAGACATAGCCACCAAAACGACCAAGTTTAAATGCTAATTCAGGAGTTAACTCAACGTTAGCTTCTCCACGGACACCATCTGTACCAAAATATTTACCCATATTTATTTAAGCGACGAACGCTTTTTCCTCCAAATTCTTCTGTTTAAGTTTTTTTACTTCTTTTTGACTGTTAATTGAACATTCAATGATGACGGTTCAATTGTGACAGACTCTTCTGATAAAGTAACTGTTTTGCTTGTTGACTTTGTCACATCAGTAATATCAACTTTGGCAGTAACTTCATTTATAGTATCTAGAACCTCTCTAGGTCCAGAGATAACCACAGTTTGTCTAGACAAGCGTGGTTGTATTTCACTAACTCGATCACTCATTTGACCAGTCATTAGGACAGATACTGGAACTGTCTTACTAATTTTTTTAATTTTAACTTCTAAGTCTGTTTTAGCAGGATTAATAGAACTTGCTAAAATTGTGCCATCTGCAGAGACTGCTTGTAAGGTAACCGTATCATTATAATCCGAGGATAACTTAACATTGTCCGGTAATTTAGCAACCACATGATCAATTAAATCAATTTTAGATTCATCACTTGTAACTTCAACTCGTTTATCAGTTGAAGTAATGCTTGCAATCTCATACCCAGAAACAATTTGTTTTGGATCTACACCACCTGTAACTGGGAAAGATTTTGTTTTCTTTCGTCCAATTGTGACTGTTAAACGATCCGGAGTCACTTTTGCTGTTAAACCAATTGGTAAATTAGAGACTTTCAAAGGCACTGATACCTTACCTGGTTTTGAATTGGTTAAATCAGCGACAATTTTAAAATGTCGTGTATCACCGTTAACTTCTGAATCCAGTTTTACCCTATTCGTTGATGAAAGGTAGACTTGAGAACCGTA encodes:
- the hemW gene encoding radical SAM family heme chaperone HemW — translated: MLIKPESAYVHIPFCTQICYYCDFSKVFIKNQPVDDYLRALIAEFRSFGIKKLRTIYIGGGTPTSITAQQLDYLLTELVKDLDLPYLEEFTIEANPGDLTPDKIEVMKKSAVNRVSLGVQTFNDKHLKQIGRSHNEAQIYSTIDSLKEAGFHNISIDLIYALPGQTLDQVKENVAKALALDIPHLSLYSLILEHHTIFMNKMRRGKLNLPTEDLEAEMFTYIINEMEANGFEHYEISNFSKPGFYSQHNLMYWNNDEYYGCGAGASGYLDGVRYRNRVPIQHYLSAVEAGDARLTNEVLTANEKMEEELFLGLRKKTGVSKSRFQGKFGISFDSRYGQIVDKLVKRGLLQEDQDQVRMTKKGLFLGDSVAEEFILE
- a CDS encoding GNAT family N-acetyltransferase, which codes for MKRQIEAVITALDPQASAYFKSIIPEYQNGYIDYIYQSDKADIQKRRLKYISKLFQIWQDNPWYYIMPMSQHSAEVIANEWQYNPPYDFYYLSGDPEDYTELITPEGRQNNYFQVIRNGILFGFASFEINDKELEIGLGMAPKWTGQSYGKDFLRTIEDYTKANYSCDTLVLNVAAFNSRAISLYTNSGYKKIETFKQTTNGADFDFIRMEKKLNITS
- the glmM gene encoding phosphoglucosamine mutase, with the translated sequence MGKYFGTDGVRGEANVELTPELAFKLGRFGGYVLSQHETERPKVFVARDTRISGEMLESALIAGLLSVGIEVYKLGVLATPGVSYLVRTEKASAGVMISASHNPALDNGIKFFGSDGFKLADDQELEIEDLLDAEEDTLPRPSADGLGTLVEYPEGLRKYEKFLVSTGLDLEGMKVALDTANGAASATARDIFVDLHADISVIGEKPDGLNINDGIGSTHPEKLQELVKETQSEIGLAFDGDSDRLIAVDENGEIVDGDKVMFIIGKYLSENGQLAQNTIVTTVMSNLGFHKALDEHGINKAVTAVGDRYVVEEMRRSNYNLGGEQSGHVIIMDYNTTGDGQLTAIQLTKVMKETGKKLSELAAQVTIYPQKLVNIRVENSMKDKAMEVPAISEIITKMEAKMEGNGRILVRPSGTEPLLRVMAEAPTDAEVDYYVDTIADVVRAEIGID
- a CDS encoding CdaR family protein; its protein translation is MKKFYNSRLWLGLVSVFFAILLFLSAVSNSNNASSQKNNPVETFTQSITDVPIDMKYNSDKYFISDYSYGSQVYLSSTNRVKLDSEVNGDTRHFKIVADLTNSKPGKVSVPLKVSNLPIGLTAKVTPDRLTVTIGRKKTKSFPVTGGVDPKQIVSGYEIASITSTDKRVEVTSDESKIDLIDHVVAKLPDNVKLSSDYNDTVTLQAVSADGTILASSINPAKTDLEVKIKKISKTVPVSVLMTGQMSDRVSEIQPRLSRQTVVISGPREVLDTINEVTAKVDITDVTKSTSKTVTLSEESVTIEPSSLNVQLTVKKK